In one Culex quinquefasciatus strain JHB chromosome 2, VPISU_Cqui_1.0_pri_paternal, whole genome shotgun sequence genomic region, the following are encoded:
- the LOC6048811 gene encoding centaurin-gamma-1A isoform X4: protein MPFYRRYSCQKIVQQRLSTGSAITPTNSRPTTPQGTRLGVASFHATSVPSPTNGFSGSSSPASGLTMSSSSPSHQQQQQQQSGQNQGNMTLPHRHHALSASSHHIPIKISQEMLASESHLIGQRDSHPPAKWGTISHGTSQQALLALTNENNNIAKFVPPTHPVSSDGLQPLGLISGKDSGGSSGGGKDKELPTPTSTPTTSRKSRRRSNLFIPSSSKKEQQDKIKNGELGSGRAIPIKQGYLYKRSSKSLNKEWKKKYVTLCDDGRLTYHPSLHDYMDDVHGKEVSLQYVTVKVPGQKPRGSKSIITNSALTGANLAAGMNGKSTSSNGLTEGIGGLSLAKDRKITEKVLLTAFDTLREPVKSNSQTSGDEGIVISNSNSQSFIGSDGNSSKLDAQTPNVKKRHRRMKSSGVGKNNEYDDSDGFEFYIVSLDNKQWHFEASNSEERDEWVSVIEQEIFKSLQGIESSKSKPLNPSDIASMQSIRSRVPGNGYCVDCDSPNPEWASLNLGVLMCIECSGVHRNLGSHISKVRSLGLDEWPPGHLSVMLAIGNSLANSVWESNTRGRVKPTPASSREEKEAWIRHKYEAKEFLPAFNAAPPIGQQLREAVVRSDMKAIIILLANASNEHINSTVSNRDLRTPLHLACAIGNLAISQLLIWHHANLKHIDHEGRSCLTYAKAANSLAAARQASNTPHHVNVETTAALVDLLASLGCTDPAPFTASGTLPRRRETIDQGTFEKFSSNII from the exons ATGCCCTTCTATCGGAGATATT CTTGCCAGAAGATTGTCCAGCAGCGTCTGTCGACGGGTTCGGCCATCACACCGACCAATTCACGGCCAACGACGCCGCAGGGCACCCGACTTGGGGTGGCCAGTTTCCACGCGACCTCCGTTCCTAGCCCGACCAACGGGTTCTCCGGCTCGTCGAGTCCGGCCAGCGGTCTCACCATGAGCAGTTCCTCGCCAagtcaccagcagcagcagcagcaacagtctGGACAGAATCAGGGTAACATGACACTACCGCATCGACACCACGCTCTTTCGGCCTCGAGCCACCACATTCCGATCAAGATCAGCCAGGAGATGCTGGCGAGTGAGAGTCATCTGATTGGACAGCGGGATTCGCATCCGCCGGCCAAGTGGGGAACCATTTCGCACGGGACCTCCCAGCAGGCATTGTTGGCGTTGACCAACGAGAACAACAACATCGCCAAGTTTGTTCCGCCGACGCATCCGGTGTCGAGCGATGGGCTCCAACCGCTGGGGTTGATATCGGGAAAGGACTCGGGAGGGAGTAGCGGAGGGGGGAAGGACAAGGAGCTGCCGACTCCAACGTCTACGCCGACGACGTCGCGGAAGAGCCGACGAAGATCGAATCTGTTCATTCCTTCCTCGTCGAAGAAGGAACAACAGGATAAAATCAAGAACGGAGAGCTGGGAAGTGGCCGGGCCATTCCCATCAAGCAGGGATACTTGTACAAACGGAGCAGCAAATCGCTGAACAAGGAGTGGAAGAAGAAGTACGTGACGCTGTGCGACGATGGGCGGTTGACGTACCATCCGTCGTTGCACGACTACATGGACGACGTCCACGGGAAGGAGGTCTCGCTGCAGTACGTCACGGTTAAGGTCCCCGGTCAGAAACCTCGAGGCTCCAAGTCGATCATCACCAACAGTGCGCTGACCGGTGCGAACCTGGCGGCCGGTATGAACGGCAAATCTACGAGTAGCAACGGGTTGACCGAAGGCATCGGTGGTCTGTCCCTTGCCAAGGATCGCAAGATCACCGAGAAGGTCCTGCTGACGGCCTTCGACACCCTGCGGGAACCCGTCAAGTCCAACTCGCAGACCAGCGGCGACGAGGGCATCGTCATCAGCAACAGCAACTCGCAGAGCTTCATCGGCTCGGACGGCAACTCCAGCAAGCTGGACGCCCAAACGCCGAACGTCAAGAAGCGACACCGCCGGATGAAGAGCAGTGGCGTGGGGAAGAACAACGAGTACGACG ATTCCGACGGGTTCGAGTTCTACATCGTCTCGCTGGACAACAAGCAGTGGCACTTTGAGGCGTCCAACTCGGAGGAGCGCGATGAGTGGGTGTCGGTGATCGAGCAGGAGATCTTCAAGTCGCTGCAGGGCATCGAGTCAAGCAAGTCTAAGCCGCTGAACCCCAGCGACATTGCCTCGATGCAGTCGATCCGGAGTCGGGTGCCGGGGAACGGGTACTGCGTGGACTGTGATTCGCCGA atCCCGAATGGGCAAGCTTGAATCTCGGAGTGCTAATGTGTATCGAATGCTCGGGTGTGCACCGAAATCTTGGCTCTCACATCAGCAAAGTGAGGTCCCTCGGACTGGATGAGTGGCC TCCCGGCCACCTCAGCGTGATGCTCGCCATCGGCAACAGCCTCGCCAACTCGGTCTGGGAGTCGAACACGCGCGGCCGGGTGAAACCGACGCCGGCGAGCTCGCGGGAGGAAAAGGAAGCCTGGATCCGGCACAAGTACGAGGCGAAAGAGTTCCTGCCGGCGTTCAACGCGGCGCCCCCGATCGGGCAGCAGCTGCGCGAGGCGGTGGTGCGGTCGGACATGAAGGCGATCATCATTCTGCTGGCGAACGCGTCGAACGAGCACATCAACTCGACCGTCAGCAATCGGGACCTGCGGACGCCGCTGCACCTGGCGTGCGCCATCGGCAACCTGGCCATCTCGCAGCTGCTGATTTGG CACCACGCCAACCTGAAGCACATCGACCACGAGGGCCGGTCGTGTCTGACGTACGCGAAGGCGGCCAACTCGCTGGCCGCGGCCCGCCAAGCAAGCAATACCCCGCACCACGTGAACGTCGAGACGACGGCGGCGCTCGTCGACCTGCTGGCCAGCCTCGGCTGCACCGACCCGGCGCCGTTCACCGCCAGCGGAACGCTCCCGCGGCGGCGGGAAACCATCGACCAGGGCACGTTCGAGAAGTTTTCGTCGAATATTATTTAG
- the LOC6048811 gene encoding centaurin-gamma-1A isoform X3 has protein sequence MSHFRNSAEIPIILVGTQDAISERSPRVIDDSRARKLAQDLKRCTYYETCATYGLNVERVFQDACQKIVQQRLSTGSAITPTNSRPTTPQGTRLGVASFHATSVPSPTNGFSGSSSPASGLTMSSSSPSHQQQQQQQSGQNQGNMTLPHRHHALSASSHHIPIKISQEMLASESHLIGQRDSHPPAKWGTISHGTSQQALLALTNENNNIAKFVPPTHPVSSDGLQPLGLISGKDSGGSSGGGKDKELPTPTSTPTTSRKSRRRSNLFIPSSSKKEQQDKIKNGELGSGRAIPIKQGYLYKRSSKSLNKEWKKKYVTLCDDGRLTYHPSLHDYMDDVHGKEVSLQYVTVKVPGQKPRGSKSIITNSALTGANLAAGMNGKSTSSNGLTEGIGGLSLAKDRKITEKVLLTAFDTLREPVKSNSQTSGDEGIVISNSNSQSFIGSDGNSSKLDAQTPNVKKRHRRMKSSGVGKNNEYDDSDGFEFYIVSLDNKQWHFEASNSEERDEWVSVIEQEIFKSLQGIESSKSKPLNPSDIASMQSIRSRVPGNGYCVDCDSPNPEWASLNLGVLMCIECSGVHRNLGSHISKVRSLGLDEWPPGHLSVMLAIGNSLANSVWESNTRGRVKPTPASSREEKEAWIRHKYEAKEFLPAFNAAPPIGQQLREAVVRSDMKAIIILLANASNEHINSTVSNRDLRTPLHLACAIGNLAISQLLIWHHANLKHIDHEGRSCLTYAKAANSLAAARQASNTPHHVNVETTAALVDLLASLGCTDPAPFTASGTLPRRRETIDQGTFEKFSSNII, from the exons ATGTCCCACTTCCGGAACAGTGCGGAGATTCCGATCATCCTGGTCGGGACGCAag ACGCCATCAGCGAACGATCACCTCGGGTCATCGACGATTCCCGGGCGCGCAAGCTGGCCCAAGATCTGAAACGGTGCACCTACTACGAAACGTGTGCCACCTACGGGCTGAACGTGGAACGGGTGTTCCAGGACG CTTGCCAGAAGATTGTCCAGCAGCGTCTGTCGACGGGTTCGGCCATCACACCGACCAATTCACGGCCAACGACGCCGCAGGGCACCCGACTTGGGGTGGCCAGTTTCCACGCGACCTCCGTTCCTAGCCCGACCAACGGGTTCTCCGGCTCGTCGAGTCCGGCCAGCGGTCTCACCATGAGCAGTTCCTCGCCAagtcaccagcagcagcagcagcaacagtctGGACAGAATCAGGGTAACATGACACTACCGCATCGACACCACGCTCTTTCGGCCTCGAGCCACCACATTCCGATCAAGATCAGCCAGGAGATGCTGGCGAGTGAGAGTCATCTGATTGGACAGCGGGATTCGCATCCGCCGGCCAAGTGGGGAACCATTTCGCACGGGACCTCCCAGCAGGCATTGTTGGCGTTGACCAACGAGAACAACAACATCGCCAAGTTTGTTCCGCCGACGCATCCGGTGTCGAGCGATGGGCTCCAACCGCTGGGGTTGATATCGGGAAAGGACTCGGGAGGGAGTAGCGGAGGGGGGAAGGACAAGGAGCTGCCGACTCCAACGTCTACGCCGACGACGTCGCGGAAGAGCCGACGAAGATCGAATCTGTTCATTCCTTCCTCGTCGAAGAAGGAACAACAGGATAAAATCAAGAACGGAGAGCTGGGAAGTGGCCGGGCCATTCCCATCAAGCAGGGATACTTGTACAAACGGAGCAGCAAATCGCTGAACAAGGAGTGGAAGAAGAAGTACGTGACGCTGTGCGACGATGGGCGGTTGACGTACCATCCGTCGTTGCACGACTACATGGACGACGTCCACGGGAAGGAGGTCTCGCTGCAGTACGTCACGGTTAAGGTCCCCGGTCAGAAACCTCGAGGCTCCAAGTCGATCATCACCAACAGTGCGCTGACCGGTGCGAACCTGGCGGCCGGTATGAACGGCAAATCTACGAGTAGCAACGGGTTGACCGAAGGCATCGGTGGTCTGTCCCTTGCCAAGGATCGCAAGATCACCGAGAAGGTCCTGCTGACGGCCTTCGACACCCTGCGGGAACCCGTCAAGTCCAACTCGCAGACCAGCGGCGACGAGGGCATCGTCATCAGCAACAGCAACTCGCAGAGCTTCATCGGCTCGGACGGCAACTCCAGCAAGCTGGACGCCCAAACGCCGAACGTCAAGAAGCGACACCGCCGGATGAAGAGCAGTGGCGTGGGGAAGAACAACGAGTACGACG ATTCCGACGGGTTCGAGTTCTACATCGTCTCGCTGGACAACAAGCAGTGGCACTTTGAGGCGTCCAACTCGGAGGAGCGCGATGAGTGGGTGTCGGTGATCGAGCAGGAGATCTTCAAGTCGCTGCAGGGCATCGAGTCAAGCAAGTCTAAGCCGCTGAACCCCAGCGACATTGCCTCGATGCAGTCGATCCGGAGTCGGGTGCCGGGGAACGGGTACTGCGTGGACTGTGATTCGCCGA atCCCGAATGGGCAAGCTTGAATCTCGGAGTGCTAATGTGTATCGAATGCTCGGGTGTGCACCGAAATCTTGGCTCTCACATCAGCAAAGTGAGGTCCCTCGGACTGGATGAGTGGCC TCCCGGCCACCTCAGCGTGATGCTCGCCATCGGCAACAGCCTCGCCAACTCGGTCTGGGAGTCGAACACGCGCGGCCGGGTGAAACCGACGCCGGCGAGCTCGCGGGAGGAAAAGGAAGCCTGGATCCGGCACAAGTACGAGGCGAAAGAGTTCCTGCCGGCGTTCAACGCGGCGCCCCCGATCGGGCAGCAGCTGCGCGAGGCGGTGGTGCGGTCGGACATGAAGGCGATCATCATTCTGCTGGCGAACGCGTCGAACGAGCACATCAACTCGACCGTCAGCAATCGGGACCTGCGGACGCCGCTGCACCTGGCGTGCGCCATCGGCAACCTGGCCATCTCGCAGCTGCTGATTTGG CACCACGCCAACCTGAAGCACATCGACCACGAGGGCCGGTCGTGTCTGACGTACGCGAAGGCGGCCAACTCGCTGGCCGCGGCCCGCCAAGCAAGCAATACCCCGCACCACGTGAACGTCGAGACGACGGCGGCGCTCGTCGACCTGCTGGCCAGCCTCGGCTGCACCGACCCGGCGCCGTTCACCGCCAGCGGAACGCTCCCGCGGCGGCGGGAAACCATCGACCAGGGCACGTTCGAGAAGTTTTCGTCGAATATTATTTAG